Proteins from a genomic interval of Acidimicrobiales bacterium:
- a CDS encoding zinc-binding dehydrogenase, with the protein MSGRTVRAAVVHEVGAPFVVEEIELAPVGRRDVRVRMAASGVCHSDLSVQDGSIPFMFPTVLGHEGAGVVVEVGDDVTRVAPGDHVVLTWMPACRRCFWCLSGQVMLCEVGLAESLAGPYATVRGAPLVRGLGTATFGEETLVPEGEVVRIDPAVPLELAALVGCALATGVGAVWHTARVTPGSTVVVVGCGGVGLSVIQGARLAGASAIVAVDRLASKLPTAAAMGATALVDSSAEDAAAAVRALTGGRGADFGFEVVGRADTIKTVFAAVRRGGTAVLVGAGSPAEQVSFSAFELFVDAKTVVGCVYGSTDADRDFPVLVDLVRRGAIDAAGMVTRRIGLDDINDAFRAMEAGEVARSVIVYGAGPGHGDSGRGAGGAGAGKER; encoded by the coding sequence ATGAGCGGCCGCACCGTGCGCGCCGCGGTGGTCCACGAGGTGGGCGCCCCCTTCGTGGTCGAGGAGATCGAGCTCGCGCCCGTCGGGCGGCGTGACGTGCGGGTCAGGATGGCGGCGAGCGGCGTGTGCCACTCCGACCTGTCGGTCCAGGACGGGTCGATCCCCTTCATGTTCCCGACCGTGCTCGGCCACGAGGGCGCCGGGGTGGTGGTGGAGGTCGGCGACGACGTCACCCGGGTCGCACCCGGCGACCACGTCGTGCTCACGTGGATGCCCGCCTGCCGACGCTGCTTCTGGTGCCTGTCGGGGCAGGTGATGCTGTGCGAGGTGGGCCTGGCCGAATCGTTGGCCGGCCCCTACGCCACGGTGCGGGGCGCGCCGCTCGTGCGGGGCCTCGGCACGGCCACCTTCGGGGAGGAGACCCTCGTCCCCGAGGGCGAGGTGGTGCGCATCGACCCCGCCGTCCCGTTGGAGCTCGCCGCCCTGGTGGGATGCGCCCTCGCCACCGGGGTGGGGGCCGTGTGGCACACGGCCCGGGTGACCCCGGGCTCCACCGTGGTCGTCGTCGGGTGCGGCGGTGTGGGCCTGTCGGTGATCCAGGGGGCGCGCCTGGCGGGGGCCTCCGCCATCGTCGCCGTCGACCGGTTGGCGTCCAAGCTGCCCACGGCCGCGGCCATGGGGGCCACGGCGCTCGTCGACTCGTCGGCCGAGGACGCCGCCGCCGCCGTGCGGGCCCTCACCGGCGGACGGGGCGCGGACTTCGGCTTCGAGGTGGTGGGCCGGGCCGACACCATCAAGACGGTGTTCGCGGCGGTGCGCCGGGGCGGTACGGCGGTGCTCGTCGGGGCCGGCTCCCCCGCGGAGCAGGTGTCGTTCTCGGCCTTCGAGCTGTTCGTCGACGCCAAGACGGTCGTCGGCTGCGTGTACGGGTCGACCGACGCCGACCGGGACTTCCCCGTCCTGGTCGACCTGGTCCGGCGGGGCGCCATCGACGCCGCCGGCATGGTGACGCGCCGCATCGGGCTCGACGACATCAACGACGCCTTCCGGGCGATGGAGGCGGGCGAGGTGGCGCGCAGCGTCATCGTCTACGGCGCCGGCCCGGGCCACGGCGACAGCGGGCGCGGGGCCGGCGGCGCCGGTGCCGGGAAGGAGCGATGA